The Candidatus Obscuribacter sp. genome window below encodes:
- a CDS encoding IS3 family transposase: protein MRRYKKTTDSDHGELVSPNTLDREFQPERPDQVWTSDITYLRTREGWLYLCVWIALFSRKVVGWSVANHMRASMVCTALQDALNRRPGASPLVHSDRGSQYASEMFRKLLGRYKLKQSMSRKGNCWDNAPTESFFGTLKQELDIYQLRSAPALREELFEYIEIFYNRKRLHSTLGYKTPEEVDSQYCSLLSAS, encoded by the coding sequence GTGCGCAGATACAAGAAAACGACCGATAGCGATCATGGTGAGCTAGTTTCGCCGAACACACTTGATAGAGAATTTCAACCAGAGAGACCCGATCAAGTCTGGACCAGCGATATCACATATTTGCGCACCAGAGAAGGTTGGCTGTATTTGTGCGTCTGGATTGCTCTCTTTTCTCGCAAGGTAGTTGGATGGTCCGTTGCAAACCACATGCGAGCAAGCATGGTGTGCACAGCGCTCCAGGACGCCCTCAATAGGCGTCCTGGAGCTAGCCCACTAGTACACTCTGACCGCGGCTCACAATACGCCAGCGAAATGTTCCGGAAGCTCCTGGGGAGATACAAGCTCAAGCAGAGCATGAGCAGAAAAGGCAACTGTTGGGACAACGCACCAACAGAATCATTTTTTGGAACACTAAAGCAAGAACTAGACATCTATCAACTGCGGTCAGCACCAGCACTTCGAGAGGAGCTTTTTGAATACATAGAAATCTTTTACAACAGAAAGAGACTTCACAGCACTTTGGGGTATAAAACTCCTGAGGAGGTTGACAGTCAATACTGTTCTTTGTTGTCAGCTTCGTAA
- a CDS encoding recombinase family protein: MVGYARVSTGDQNIDLQADALKSAGCRKIFSEKLSGKNTDRPELAKLLDNRREGDTYMSKTNMYHPALLLLNLGNFKFATSDFVLKQKLSKSRTNNYFRCRQIPTTLVRSNFTYKVSWLR, encoded by the coding sequence TTGGTTGGCTATGCGCGAGTGTCTACCGGTGATCAAAACATCGACCTTCAAGCCGATGCCTTGAAGTCTGCCGGTTGCAGAAAGATTTTTAGCGAGAAGCTTTCTGGCAAAAATACTGATCGTCCAGAACTTGCCAAGCTATTGGACAACCGTCGAGAAGGGGACACCTACATGTCGAAAACAAACATGTATCACCCTGCTCTCCTTTTACTCAATTTGGGCAACTTCAAATTTGCAACCTCTGACTTTGTGCTGAAGCAAAAGCTTTCTAAATCGAGGACTAACAACTATTTCCGGTGCAGGCAAATTCCGACCACGCTAGTGCGGTCCAATTTTACTTATAAAGTTTCCTGGCTGAGGTAA